One part of the Tunicatimonas pelagia genome encodes these proteins:
- a CDS encoding phytoene desaturase family protein, translated as MKKYDCVVIGSGPNGLAAAIELQRSGLSVLVLEAKDTIGGGVRSEELTLPGFIHDVGSAIHPLGVASPFLSQLPLADHGLEWVYPPDAVAHPMDNGVTVTLNRSVEITADSLGVDAEAYRSLMKPIVNNWNQIAPDFLGPLRIPKHPLKLAGFGLKALRSTTSLANSLFKTPEAKGFFAGLAAHSTLPLEKTATSAIGLVLGALGHVVGWPFPKGGAKAITDALVSYLQSLGGEIEAGREVRAITDIPPCRATVWDVTPWQLLEIKGLALPTNYRKQLQYFQYGPGIFKIDWALSDPIPFKNPKANQAATIHLGGTLEEIALSERDAWHKKHTSHPYVLLVHQSPFDSTRAPVGKHTAWAYCHVPRYSLQDMTEAIEAQVKRFAPDFRDTILGKHTMHTRQVNQYNPNYIGGDINGGAQTINQIFTRPTFSLTPYRTAKKGVYLCSSSTPPGGGVHGMCGYHAAQTVLGDLFPDAQKKASPQ; from the coding sequence ATGAAAAAGTATGATTGCGTAGTTATTGGCTCCGGGCCTAATGGCTTAGCTGCGGCCATTGAACTGCAACGGTCGGGCTTATCAGTGCTGGTGTTGGAGGCGAAAGATACAATTGGTGGCGGTGTCCGCTCCGAAGAACTTACCCTGCCGGGATTTATTCACGATGTTGGGTCAGCAATTCATCCACTGGGAGTAGCCTCGCCTTTTTTGAGTCAACTTCCTCTGGCCGATCACGGATTGGAATGGGTATATCCCCCAGATGCGGTAGCACACCCAATGGATAACGGAGTAACGGTAACACTAAACCGTTCAGTAGAAATTACCGCTGATTCGCTAGGAGTTGATGCTGAAGCTTACCGAAGTTTAATGAAGCCTATTGTAAACAATTGGAACCAGATTGCACCAGATTTTCTAGGGCCGCTTCGCATTCCTAAGCATCCGCTAAAGCTGGCGGGTTTTGGTCTGAAAGCGTTACGCTCTACCACCTCACTAGCAAACTCGCTCTTTAAAACCCCCGAGGCAAAAGGCTTTTTCGCAGGCTTGGCTGCTCATTCAACATTACCACTCGAGAAAACAGCTACATCAGCAATTGGCTTGGTTTTAGGGGCACTAGGTCATGTAGTTGGCTGGCCATTTCCTAAAGGAGGGGCCAAAGCGATTACCGACGCATTAGTATCTTACTTACAATCATTGGGCGGAGAAATAGAAGCTGGGCGAGAAGTACGGGCGATTACCGATATTCCACCTTGCCGAGCTACTGTATGGGATGTTACCCCTTGGCAATTATTAGAGATTAAGGGATTAGCTCTTCCGACCAACTATCGTAAGCAATTACAGTACTTCCAGTATGGGCCTGGCATCTTTAAAATCGATTGGGCTTTAAGCGATCCTATCCCGTTTAAGAACCCAAAAGCAAACCAAGCAGCGACCATCCACTTAGGAGGAACTTTGGAAGAAATAGCTTTATCAGAGCGCGATGCTTGGCATAAAAAGCACACTTCTCACCCCTACGTGCTACTGGTGCACCAAAGCCCGTTTGACTCCACTCGAGCTCCTGTAGGAAAGCACACTGCCTGGGCTTACTGTCACGTACCCCGCTATTCGCTTCAGGATATGACTGAGGCCATTGAAGCGCAAGTAAAGCGATTTGCCCCAGATTTCCGAGATACTATTCTGGGTAAGCATACGATGCATACCCGGCAGGTAAATCAGTACAATCCCAATTATATTGGGGGAGATATCAACGGAGGAGCTCAAACCATCAATCAGATATTTACCCGACCTACCTTCAGCCTCACCCCCTACCGAACTGCAAAAAAAGGAGTGTATCTCTGTTCATCTTCTACCCCACCCGGCGGTGGTGTTCATGGCATGTGTGGTTACCACGCCGCCCAAACGGTGCTAGGCGATTTATTTCCTGATGCACAAAAAAAAGCATCACCTCAATGA
- the nqrE gene encoding NADH:ubiquinone reductase (Na(+)-transporting) subunit E, which yields MDLINIAVKAIFIENMVLAYFLGMCSFLAVSKKVSTATGLGAAVIFVLTITVPINWLLQEYVLKEGALTWAGAQFASIDLSFLRFIMFIAVIAAMVQLVEMVIEKVSPSLYGTLGIFLPLIAVNCAILGSSLFMVQRDQTVAEATVFGFGSGTGFFLAIVALAAIREKMKYSNVPDGLKGLGIAMLITGLMGIAFLSFVGIAI from the coding sequence ATGGATTTAATCAACATTGCGGTAAAAGCTATTTTTATTGAGAACATGGTACTCGCCTACTTCCTGGGTATGTGTTCTTTTCTAGCGGTTTCCAAGAAAGTATCTACCGCCACCGGATTAGGGGCAGCGGTCATTTTTGTTCTTACTATTACTGTGCCTATCAACTGGTTGCTTCAGGAGTACGTGCTAAAAGAAGGTGCTCTAACCTGGGCTGGGGCTCAATTTGCTTCAATAGATTTGAGCTTTTTGCGCTTTATCATGTTTATTGCGGTAATTGCAGCCATGGTACAACTAGTGGAGATGGTTATTGAGAAAGTTTCTCCCTCGCTGTACGGTACACTAGGAATTTTCTTGCCTCTGATTGCGGTAAACTGTGCTATCTTAGGTTCTTCTTTGTTTATGGTGCAGCGCGATCAAACCGTTGCTGAGGCAACAGTATTTGGATTTGGCTCAGGTACTGGCTTCTTCCTTGCTATTGTAGCGTTAGCCGCTATTCGGGAAAAAATGAAGTACTCTAATGTTCCTGACGGACTAAAGGGCTTAGGAATTGCCATGCTAATTACCGGACTGATGGGTATTGCCTTTCTATCCTTTGTCGGAATAGCGATATAA
- a CDS encoding SnoaL-like domain-containing protein, translated as MTYQEKAQDLYNMINSGQLLDAFDKYYHQNCVMVEATGDRREGKDVNRQYEEKFLSSIKEFHGAGVGSIASNEENKVTTVESWMDVTFQDDNRVKLEQVAVQKWDGDHIVNERFYYNAGS; from the coding sequence ATGACTTATCAAGAAAAAGCTCAAGACCTGTACAACATGATAAATTCTGGTCAGCTATTAGACGCATTTGATAAATACTACCACCAAAACTGTGTAATGGTAGAGGCTACGGGTGACCGAAGAGAGGGCAAAGATGTTAATCGTCAGTACGAGGAAAAGTTTTTATCCAGCATCAAGGAGTTTCATGGAGCGGGAGTAGGATCAATTGCCTCTAATGAAGAAAATAAGGTAACCACGGTAGAGTCCTGGATGGATGTTACCTTTCAGGATGATAACCGGGTGAAATTGGAGCAGGTAGCCGTACAGAAGTGGGATGGCGATCATATCGTCAATGAGCGATTCTACTACAATGCTGGGAGCTAA
- a CDS encoding RNA polymerase sigma factor has protein sequence MQNEQALVARCIKGERLAQHELYEQYASQMMVVCMRYCKNREDAEDVLQEAFVKIFNSLEKFRGESAIKYWIKRIVINTALNHHRKKVYLYPHLDIEEVHHLGDEDAEIANYNYRDLLAILQSLPQGCQVIFNLYAVEGYKHKEIADMLSISEGTSKSQYARARSLIRDLITETGEVKHG, from the coding sequence ATGCAGAATGAACAAGCGCTAGTTGCTCGCTGTATTAAAGGTGAGCGACTGGCTCAACACGAGTTGTACGAACAGTACGCCAGTCAGATGATGGTGGTGTGCATGCGCTATTGTAAGAACCGCGAAGATGCTGAGGATGTACTGCAAGAAGCTTTTGTCAAAATTTTTAATAGTCTGGAGAAATTTCGGGGTGAATCAGCGATCAAATACTGGATTAAGCGCATTGTTATCAACACTGCCCTTAATCACCATCGGAAGAAGGTCTATTTATATCCGCATCTTGATATTGAAGAAGTTCATCATCTTGGCGATGAAGATGCGGAAATTGCTAACTATAACTACCGTGACTTGCTGGCAATTCTGCAATCGTTACCTCAGGGCTGCCAGGTTATTTTTAACCTCTACGCTGTTGAGGGGTACAAGCATAAAGAAATTGCCGATATGCTTAGTATCAGCGAAGGAACGTCCAAATCTCAGTACGCCCGGGCCCGTTCGCTGATTAGAGATTTAATTACTGAAACTGGGGAGGTGAAACATGGCTAA
- a CDS encoding YfiR family protein, with protein sequence MKAIVGTLCLILFMSGFAQAQQYKYHTILIYNFSRYIEWPADKAGENFTVSVLGEGEAYREMVDISTKKKTIKGQNFVVRKCKNAGEAKNSQIVFITKGVRVKPEDIQALQASGALVITELENIQSKGSHINFIATKESKLGFELNQKAATNSGFKVAGALAGLAAKTY encoded by the coding sequence ATGAAAGCAATTGTAGGAACGCTTTGTTTGATCCTGTTCATGTCAGGATTTGCACAGGCACAGCAATATAAATATCATACTATATTGATATATAATTTTAGCCGATATATTGAATGGCCCGCTGATAAGGCAGGTGAGAACTTTACGGTCAGTGTGTTAGGTGAAGGCGAAGCGTACCGTGAGATGGTTGATATCTCAACGAAGAAGAAGACGATTAAGGGGCAAAACTTTGTGGTACGTAAGTGTAAAAACGCTGGTGAAGCTAAGAATAGTCAAATAGTTTTTATTACCAAGGGGGTTCGGGTAAAACCAGAGGATATTCAAGCATTACAAGCTAGTGGTGCTCTAGTGATTACTGAACTCGAAAATATTCAGTCAAAAGGTTCGCATATCAACTTTATAGCTACTAAAGAATCAAAATTAGGATTTGAACTAAATCAGAAAGCTGCCACTAACTCTGGATTTAAAGTAGCCGGTGCTTTGGCAGGCTTAGCCGCAAAAACGTACTAG
- a CDS encoding DUF502 domain-containing protein → MKNRSLPTYFFRGLLFAVPVALTIYILVVCIRWLDSLIDISIPGLGLLTILASVTLIGYLASTLLAAPLFRLLEELLTRLPLVNIIYSSLKDLISAFVGDKKKFDRPVLVALSDDLTIRKPGFITQDNLAKLGLVDQVAVYLPHSYNFSGNLFIVPSQYVTPIEASSTEIMKFIVSGGVSGLEEHLGGMPHEKV, encoded by the coding sequence ATGAAAAACCGAAGTTTACCCACGTATTTTTTCAGAGGTTTGCTCTTCGCCGTTCCGGTAGCTCTCACCATTTATATTTTGGTAGTTTGTATCCGATGGCTAGACAGTCTCATTGATATATCCATTCCTGGTTTGGGGTTACTCACTATTCTTGCTTCAGTCACGCTTATTGGCTATTTGGCCTCCACCCTATTAGCCGCTCCCCTATTCCGCTTGCTAGAGGAATTACTAACTCGCTTGCCTTTAGTCAATATCATTTATTCTTCGTTAAAAGACTTGATATCTGCTTTCGTAGGCGACAAGAAGAAATTTGACCGTCCGGTGCTAGTAGCACTAAGCGATGACCTCACCATTCGCAAGCCGGGCTTTATCACGCAAGATAATTTGGCAAAGCTTGGTTTAGTGGATCAAGTAGCCGTTTACCTTCCCCATTCTTATAACTTTTCTGGCAATTTATTTATCGTCCCTAGCCAGTACGTTACTCCAATTGAAGCCTCCAGTACGGAGATCATGAAATTTATTGTTTCTGGTGGTGTTTCCGGCTTAGAAGAACACTTAGGTGGTATGCCTCATGAAAAAGTATGA
- a CDS encoding NADH:ubiquinone reductase (Na(+)-transporting) subunit D: MSAETQVLDKPIEKSEPSEAPLSKRRKKIITDPLNDDNPITVQVLGICSALAVTTQLSPTLIMAISVVFVIVFANLIISLLRNLIPNRVRIIVQLAVIATLVTLVDQVLKAYFFDAWKELTVFIGLIITNCIVMGRLEAFALANKPYDSILDGLGSGLGYAWIILAIAFFRELFGSASVFGFKVFEAVGIENFPTNGIMVSPVGAFIILGLIIWVQRTKTGYVER; this comes from the coding sequence ATGAGTGCTGAAACCCAAGTATTAGATAAGCCCATTGAAAAAAGCGAGCCGTCGGAAGCACCGTTATCCAAACGACGGAAGAAGATCATTACTGATCCACTCAATGATGATAATCCTATTACCGTGCAGGTGTTGGGTATTTGTTCGGCATTGGCCGTTACAACCCAGTTGAGTCCCACGCTAATCATGGCAATCTCAGTAGTGTTTGTAATTGTGTTTGCTAACCTAATTATATCACTACTCAGGAACTTGATTCCTAACAGGGTACGGATTATTGTGCAACTGGCTGTTATTGCTACACTGGTTACTTTAGTAGACCAGGTGCTGAAAGCTTATTTCTTCGATGCCTGGAAGGAGCTTACGGTATTTATCGGACTGATTATCACCAACTGCATAGTAATGGGGCGTTTAGAAGCTTTTGCTTTGGCTAACAAACCGTACGATTCAATTCTGGATGGTCTGGGAAGTGGTTTAGGCTACGCCTGGATTATTTTGGCGATCGCTTTTTTCCGGGAATTATTTGGCTCAGCTTCAGTATTTGGCTTCAAAGTATTTGAAGCAGTGGGTATCGAGAATTTCCCCACCAACGGAATTATGGTAAGCCCGGTAGGTGCTTTCATTATACTGGGACTAATTATCTGGGTACAACGCACCAAGACAGGCTACGTAGAACGGTAA
- a CDS encoding outer membrane beta-barrel protein — protein MANSSENQSYEEQWQKAFESAEMPPSPNVWKNIDQQLAAQEGGKYKRGFFFYRAAAAILLLCIAGLSWYTLTRFDTSSTIAEQPEATIEQPNQPMVDRRNSQIARVPDKGDATGEQSEVTIADGDAQTQKANLPNQASIAGNTATNSNQSSSAPLRSDGNIPSETEQGAIASNDVVITNEENEAVSANSTIAELTTAKTLIFPNEEVSSEEEVLLSNHQVGRLSALPLGGLALHAPTWVDNVDQLYLVPQYREEFPRESEKQGVQFFAGLAMAPSFFDPNFQSQSSGGPSSDFVPNGESFSPPGFDIQADNLIISRFSNSNLGSSPVVEIEEGLENNSSLSFSYGFNFGLELGERWSIESGLDFQNFQTTTETRYTVVNLQSGERYPLVATNAEVNAANYYNTNSTGNPSEVANQFQFISVPLLIGYNVRFSKVTLQVSPGIAANLFLGNRISSDQYASSTISRDGNSPFNNQYFSGMISGGVFYQLVQNYSLSLTPSYQFALSNLANDQATFSSQPQSFGLRLGFRYTFN, from the coding sequence ATGGCTAATTCATCCGAAAATCAATCGTACGAGGAGCAGTGGCAGAAGGCTTTTGAGTCGGCAGAGATGCCCCCTTCGCCCAATGTCTGGAAGAATATTGATCAACAATTAGCGGCTCAAGAAGGTGGTAAATATAAACGCGGCTTTTTCTTTTACCGAGCGGCAGCAGCAATACTGCTACTTTGTATTGCTGGGTTAAGTTGGTATACTCTTACCCGTTTCGATACTTCTAGTACCATAGCTGAACAACCCGAGGCAACCATTGAGCAACCAAACCAACCAATGGTAGATCGTCGTAATTCTCAGATTGCCCGAGTACCAGATAAAGGTGATGCTACCGGAGAGCAGTCCGAAGTTACTATTGCTGATGGGGACGCCCAAACCCAAAAAGCTAATTTACCAAACCAAGCATCAATTGCTGGCAACACCGCAACTAATAGTAATCAGTCTTCTAGTGCTCCGCTCAGGTCAGATGGTAACATACCATCGGAAACGGAACAAGGGGCAATTGCTAGTAATGACGTAGTGATAACCAATGAAGAAAATGAAGCGGTATCGGCAAACAGCACAATTGCTGAGCTAACTACCGCCAAGACGCTTATTTTCCCTAATGAAGAAGTAAGCTCGGAAGAAGAGGTACTTCTCTCTAACCATCAGGTAGGGCGGTTATCTGCCCTACCGCTCGGTGGTTTAGCTCTACACGCTCCTACTTGGGTAGATAATGTAGACCAGCTATATTTAGTACCCCAGTACCGAGAAGAATTCCCTCGCGAATCAGAGAAGCAAGGTGTCCAATTTTTTGCTGGCTTAGCTATGGCACCGAGCTTTTTTGATCCAAACTTCCAATCTCAATCCTCGGGCGGGCCTTCTTCTGACTTTGTGCCAAACGGGGAGTCATTTAGTCCTCCTGGCTTTGATATTCAAGCGGATAATTTGATTATATCCCGGTTTAGCAACAGTAATTTAGGTTCATCCCCAGTAGTAGAAATAGAAGAGGGCTTAGAAAATAATTCATCGCTTTCGTTTAGCTACGGATTCAATTTTGGGTTAGAACTGGGGGAGCGTTGGAGCATTGAATCTGGTTTAGATTTTCAAAACTTTCAGACAACTACTGAAACCCGCTACACCGTAGTTAATTTGCAGTCAGGGGAGCGTTACCCATTGGTAGCCACCAATGCCGAAGTGAATGCCGCTAATTATTATAATACTAATTCTACTGGTAATCCTAGCGAAGTAGCTAATCAGTTTCAGTTTATATCGGTTCCTTTGCTTATTGGGTATAATGTTCGCTTCTCGAAGGTGACCCTGCAGGTAAGCCCAGGAATAGCTGCTAACTTGTTCTTAGGTAATCGGATTTCTTCCGACCAGTATGCTTCCTCCACCATCAGTCGCGATGGTAATAGCCCATTTAATAATCAGTACTTCAGTGGAATGATTTCGGGCGGGGTGTTCTATCAATTGGTACAAAACTATTCATTATCACTTACTCCTTCTTACCAGTTTGCACTGAGCAATTTGGCTAATGATCAAGCTACGTTTAGTAGTCAACCTCAATCGTTTGGTTTGAGGTTAGGTTTCCGTTACACATTTAATTGA
- a CDS encoding family 16 glycoside hydrolase — translation MKYASPSLLLSSFFILISCTTSDYIENTTLTYLPSQAISLTELSAFEESSANWSLAGSVYANRSEKSALEVEPGTGILANQPREDAQGNLFTTFEHGDLDLELEFMMPKSSNSGVYLQSRYEVQLLDSWGKDSVSFADCGGIYQRWNNDQGYDGKAPHTNACYAPGLWQHLSIKFEAPRFDSSGKKIRDAMFREVKLNGVLVHENVAISGPTRAAAFNDEQAIAPLMLQGDHGPVAFRNIRYKRYGSEKIKLSNISYEYHEGKFLTPDTLATLEPKDSGATDSISYQLSPQPQEYALVFSGTLNTPTRGDYLMTLKTAGASWLWIDDKLVVDHLQGQDLKTPGYGQIQLESGEHSFKLVFSKLGRGWRQGLAWEYEGPEIPVTALQAPGSVPKQQPPPPHVVETVSEPVLQRGFWWVDEETKKTHTLAIGLPSQVNYVYDLRSGALLAGWGGDFVDATQMWHSRGEDQSLTALGGVIPFQVHPPFAQLASTQASWPDSVDLESKNFRYQGYQLNAERIPVFEYKLGEGTLYDEIEQRKGERSLTRNITINQNQIASSWYCLVAEGSSVEKLPDGSYSVDDHRYYVTIDKAASAPIERNRNGKTQLLLPLIARNGETKASYTIIW, via the coding sequence ATGAAATACGCATCACCTAGTCTACTACTCTCTTCTTTCTTTATCCTCATCTCTTGTACTACTTCCGATTACATCGAAAATACCACACTCACTTATCTGCCTAGCCAAGCTATTTCATTAACGGAGTTATCTGCTTTTGAAGAATCATCGGCGAATTGGAGCTTAGCTGGTAGTGTATACGCTAATCGGAGTGAAAAGAGTGCCCTGGAAGTAGAACCAGGTACGGGTATACTAGCCAACCAGCCTCGGGAGGACGCTCAGGGCAATTTGTTCACCACTTTTGAACACGGCGATCTGGATTTAGAGCTAGAGTTCATGATGCCTAAGTCTTCTAATTCGGGAGTATATCTTCAGAGTAGGTACGAGGTACAATTACTAGATAGTTGGGGAAAAGATAGCGTTAGTTTCGCTGATTGCGGAGGCATTTATCAGCGTTGGAACAATGACCAGGGCTACGACGGTAAAGCTCCTCACACGAATGCTTGCTACGCTCCGGGGCTGTGGCAGCACTTATCTATAAAATTTGAAGCACCTCGGTTCGATTCTTCAGGAAAGAAAATACGGGATGCGATGTTCCGGGAAGTTAAACTGAATGGAGTACTGGTTCATGAAAATGTAGCCATAAGCGGCCCAACCCGAGCCGCAGCTTTTAATGACGAACAAGCTATAGCACCCTTAATGCTTCAGGGCGACCACGGCCCAGTGGCTTTTCGTAACATTCGCTACAAACGCTACGGATCAGAAAAGATCAAGCTGAGCAACATTTCGTACGAATACCACGAAGGAAAATTTTTAACTCCCGATACGCTGGCTACTCTGGAACCAAAAGATAGTGGTGCTACTGATTCAATTAGCTACCAGCTATCGCCTCAGCCTCAGGAGTATGCTTTGGTTTTTTCCGGTACCCTTAACACTCCCACCCGTGGCGACTATTTGATGACACTAAAGACAGCCGGAGCGAGCTGGCTCTGGATCGACGATAAACTAGTGGTAGATCACTTACAAGGGCAAGACCTTAAAACGCCAGGTTACGGACAGATTCAGTTAGAAAGTGGCGAGCACTCCTTCAAATTAGTTTTTAGTAAACTCGGACGTGGCTGGCGACAAGGTTTGGCCTGGGAATACGAAGGGCCGGAGATTCCGGTAACGGCACTACAGGCTCCTGGCTCAGTTCCGAAGCAGCAACCTCCGCCCCCACACGTAGTTGAAACAGTATCCGAACCGGTTCTTCAGCGAGGTTTCTGGTGGGTTGATGAAGAGACTAAAAAAACGCATACCTTAGCAATAGGATTACCCTCTCAAGTAAATTACGTGTACGACTTACGTAGTGGGGCACTGCTGGCCGGTTGGGGTGGCGATTTTGTGGATGCTACCCAAATGTGGCACAGCCGAGGAGAAGATCAGTCGTTAACCGCACTGGGTGGAGTTATTCCGTTTCAGGTACATCCCCCGTTCGCTCAACTTGCTTCTACCCAAGCCAGTTGGCCCGACTCAGTTGATTTAGAGTCCAAGAACTTTCGCTACCAGGGGTACCAATTGAACGCCGAACGTATTCCGGTATTTGAGTACAAATTAGGCGAGGGTACTTTGTACGATGAGATTGAGCAGCGTAAAGGGGAACGTAGTTTAACCCGAAACATTACAATTAACCAAAACCAAATAGCTTCTTCCTGGTACTGTTTGGTGGCCGAAGGCAGCTCAGTAGAGAAACTACCGGATGGAAGCTACAGCGTAGACGATCATCGGTACTACGTAACCATTGATAAGGCTGCTAGTGCGCCTATTGAGCGAAACCGAAATGGTAAAACTCAACTACTGCTACCACTTATCGCCCGAAATGGTGAAACCAAGGCATCTTATACCATCATCTGGTAA
- the nqrC gene encoding NADH:ubiquinone reductase (Na(+)-transporting) subunit C translates to MQQSNVYVIIFSAVLTVILGGLLAFSAIGLKPMQDMQVALDTQKKILGAVVQLNEGDDVPTIYQERIESLVVNAQGEVVNEVDGAPVVAEDIEVGKQFKLPVEERLFPVFKYHAGESDQVDAYILPVYGNGLWDNIWGYVALENDLETVKGIVFDHAGETPGLGARITSVDVQERFKGKKIYDDLGELVAIRMVKGETGDPSIYGNNEVDGLSGATITAVGVNDMLSNYLSYYEPYLEKVSDESLSKPGSERQYTDV, encoded by the coding sequence GTGCAACAGTCTAATGTTTATGTTATCATATTTTCCGCAGTATTAACGGTAATACTGGGCGGATTGCTCGCTTTTTCAGCGATTGGATTGAAGCCTATGCAGGATATGCAAGTGGCTTTGGATACTCAAAAGAAAATTTTAGGAGCCGTAGTACAGCTAAACGAAGGCGACGATGTTCCCACTATTTACCAGGAGCGCATTGAATCACTAGTGGTAAATGCTCAGGGGGAAGTGGTGAATGAAGTAGATGGTGCGCCAGTGGTAGCTGAAGATATTGAGGTCGGTAAGCAATTTAAGCTTCCCGTTGAAGAACGGCTATTTCCAGTTTTCAAGTACCATGCTGGTGAGAGCGATCAGGTAGATGCTTACATTCTTCCAGTTTACGGCAATGGTCTCTGGGATAATATCTGGGGCTACGTAGCTTTAGAGAACGACCTGGAAACGGTAAAGGGTATTGTTTTTGACCACGCAGGAGAAACTCCCGGACTAGGAGCACGTATCACTAGTGTAGATGTTCAGGAACGATTCAAGGGTAAGAAAATCTACGATGATTTGGGCGAACTCGTAGCTATCCGGATGGTGAAAGGGGAAACTGGTGATCCTAGCATTTACGGTAATAACGAAGTGGACGGTTTATCGGGAGCTACCATCACTGCGGTTGGCGTGAATGACATGCTGTCGAACTATCTCAGCTATTACGAGCCTTATCTGGAAAAAGTATCGGATGAGAGCCTATCTAAACCAGGCTCAGAACGTCAATACACTGACGTTTAA